The proteins below come from a single Zonotrichia leucophrys gambelii isolate GWCS_2022_RI chromosome 3, RI_Zleu_2.0, whole genome shotgun sequence genomic window:
- the FLVCR1 gene encoding heme transporter FLVCR1, which produces MVEDGGEEEAEGESGEVPAAPQQQQQQQRCNGFLPGKEAAGGGQRAAPAAPEAEEMLAAGGERREARLETRLSRRRLAVLAVFSCYSLVNAFQWIQYSILSNVFAGFYGVSFTQIDWLSMVYMVAYVPLILPATWLLDARGLRLTALLGAGLNALGAWLKCGSLAPQRYPLTLAAQAVCAVAQVFILGLPSRIASVWFGPTEVSTACAVAVLGNQLGTAIGFLLPPVLVPNTPNDIDLMAHNISIMFYGTAIVSTLLFFLAGVVFEEKPKYPPSHSQAVLQTKPPEDYSYKQSIINLFRNIPFILLLISYGIMTGAFYSVSTLLNQMIVTHYEGEEVNAGRIGLTLVVAGMVGSIICGLWLDYTKTYKQTTLIVYILSFIGLLVFTFTLDLGYLIVVFVTGGVLGFFMTGYLPLGFEFAVEITYPESEGTSSGLLNASAQIFGIIFTLVQGKLTTDYSPRAGNIFLCAWIFVGIILTALIKSDLRRHNVNSGIMNLDVKAVPVDSPVEPESTTLKIQSAL; this is translated from the exons ATGGTGGAGGACGGCGGCGAGGAGGAGGCGGAGGGGGAGAGCGGGGAGGTGCCGGCGGCGCcgcagcagcaacagcagcagcagcgctgcaATGGCTTCCTGCCCGGCAAggaggcggcgggcggcgggcagcgagcggccccggcggccccgGAGGCCGAGGAGATGCTGGCGGCGGGCGGCGAGCGGCGGGAGGCGCGGCTGGAGACGCGGCTGTCGCGGCGGCGGCTGGCGGTGCTGGCCGTGTTCAGCTGCTACTCGCTGGTGAACGCCTTCCAGTGGATCCAGTACAGCATCCTCAGCAACGTCTTCGCCGGCTTCTACGGCGTGTCCTTCACGCAGATCGACTGGCTGTCCATGGTGTACATGGTGGCCTACGTGCCGCTGATCCTGCCGGCCACCTGGCTGCTGGACGCCCGCGGGCTGCGGCTCACGGCGCTGCTGGGCGCGGGGCTCAACGCGCTGGGCGCCTGGCTCAAGTGCGGCAGCCTGGCCCCGCAGCGCTACCCGCTCACGCTGGCCGCGCAGGCCGTGTGCGCCGTGGCACAGGTCTTcatcctggggctgccctcccGCATCGCCTCCGTCTGGTTCGGCCCCACCGAGGTCTCCACCGCCTGCGCCGTGGCCGTGCTGGGCAACCAG CTTGGTACTGCAATTGGCTTCTTGCTGCCACCTGTTTTGGTCCCAAATACACCGAATGATATTGATCTTATGGCACACAACATCAGCATCATGTTCTACGGAACAGCGATAGTGTCCACACTTCTGTTCTTCTTAGCAGGAGTTG tGTTTGAAGAAAAGCCCAAATACCCTCCCAGTCACTCTCAAGCAGTCCTGCAAACTAAACCTCCTGAGGATTACTCCTACAAGCAGTCCATTATCAACTTGTTCAGAAATATTCCATTTATACTTTTGCTAATCAGTTATG GTATTATGACTGGGGCATTTTACTCTGTCTCCACATTATTAAACCAGATGATAGTAACTCATTATGAG GGAGAAGAAGTGAACGCTGGGAGAATTGGCTTGACACTGGTGGTGGCAGGAATGGTGGGTTCGATTATTTGTGGTTTGTGGCTGGATTACACTAAAACATACAA GCAAACTACTTTGATTGTTTACATTCTCTCTTTCATTGGGTTGCTGGTATTTACCTTCACCCTGGACCTCGGATACCttatagtggtgtttgtgacTGGAGGAGTGCTTGG GTTCTTCATGACTGGCTATCTTCCACTTGGGTTTGAATTTGCTGTGGAAATTACATATCCAGAGTCTGAAGGCACTTCTTCAGGTCTCCTCAATGCATCAGCACAG ATATTTGGAATTATCTTTACACTTGTTCAAGGAAAGCTCACGACAGACTACAGTCCTCGTGCAGGAAACATCTTTCTTTGTGCTTGGATTTTTGTGGGCATTATTTTAACAG CCTTAATAAAATCAGATTTGCGAAGACACAATGTGAATTCAGGGATTATGAACTTGGACGTTAAAGCT GTACCAGTTGACAGTCCTGTAGAACCTGAAAGCACTACATTGAAGATTCAGTCAGCTTTGTGA